CCGCATAGAAACCCAAAGTAATCATTTGCGCAGGTGAGGGGGGTACATTTCGAAAGGAGGGGGCCCTGGAACCGACAAAGGAGCAAGGCGCATGAGCACCACCGGTACCACCGGTACGACGGCCGCGAGCACCGCCTCGAACACGGCCCCGGCCACCGCCGGGAGCACGGCCGGCAGCACGGCCGGGAGCGCGGCCGGCGGCGCGGTCATGAGGACCGTCGACGTCGACCACAGCGACGCCGACTACCGCGCCTGGCTCAAGGAGGCCGTGCGCAAGGTCCAGGCGGACGCCAACCGCTCCGCCGACACCCACCTGCTGCGCTTCCCGCTGCCCGAGGCGTGGGGCATCGACCTGTACCTGAAGGACGAGTCCACGCACCCGACGGGCTCGCTGAAGCACCGCCTCGCCCGCTCGCTGTTCCTGTACGCGCTCTGCAACGGATGGATCCGCCCCGGCCGTCCGGTGATCGAGGCCTCCAGCGGCTCCACGGCGGTCTCCGAGGCCTACTTCGCCAAGCTGATCGGCGTCCCCTTCATCGCGGTCATGCCGAAGACCACCAGCCCGGAGAAGTGCCGGCTCATCGAATTCCACGGCGGCGAATGCCACTTCGTCGACGACTCGATGAAGATGTACGAGGAGTCGGCCGAGCTGGCCGCCCGCACCGGCGGCCACTACATGGACCAGTTCACCTACGCCGAGCGCGCCACCGACTGGCGCGGCAACAACAACATCGCCGAGTCGATGTACCAGCAGCTGCGCCTGGAGCGGTACCCCGAGCCCGCGTGGATCGTGGCGACGGCCGGCACCGGCGGCACCTCCGCGACCATCGCGCGCTACGTGCACTACATGCAGCACGACACCCGCATCTGCGTCCCGGACCCGGAGAACTCCTGTTTCTTCGACGGGTGGACCAACAACGACCCGCACGCGAGCAGCGACTGCGGCTCGCGCATCGAGGGCATCGGCCGGCCCCGGATGGAGCCGAGCTTCGTGCCGGGCGCCATCGACCGCATGATGAAGGTGCCGGACGCGGCCTCCGTCGCCGCCTGCCGCGCCCTCGAACAGGCCATAGGGCGCAAGGCCGGTGGCTCCACCGGCACCGGACTGTGGAGTGCCCTGAAGATCATCTCCGAGATGGTGGCGGAGGGCCGTAAGGGCAGCGTCGTGACCCTGCTGTGCGACCCGGGTGACCGCTACCTCGACAAGTACTACTCGGACGAGTGGCTGGCGGCCCAGGGCCTCGACATCGCTCCGTACGCGAAGACGATCCAGACCCTGCTGGAGACCGGGGACTGGCGCGAGCCCGAGGCCTGAGCCCCG
The Streptomyces sp. NBC_00091 genome window above contains:
- a CDS encoding PLP-dependent cysteine synthase family protein codes for the protein MRTVDVDHSDADYRAWLKEAVRKVQADANRSADTHLLRFPLPEAWGIDLYLKDESTHPTGSLKHRLARSLFLYALCNGWIRPGRPVIEASSGSTAVSEAYFAKLIGVPFIAVMPKTTSPEKCRLIEFHGGECHFVDDSMKMYEESAELAARTGGHYMDQFTYAERATDWRGNNNIAESMYQQLRLERYPEPAWIVATAGTGGTSATIARYVHYMQHDTRICVPDPENSCFFDGWTNNDPHASSDCGSRIEGIGRPRMEPSFVPGAIDRMMKVPDAASVAACRALEQAIGRKAGGSTGTGLWSALKIISEMVAEGRKGSVVTLLCDPGDRYLDKYYSDEWLAAQGLDIAPYAKTIQTLLETGDWREPEA